The following are encoded together in the Myxococcus virescens genome:
- a CDS encoding SulP family inorganic anion transporter has translation MSDLVARTWRAVRRGLPGLRQARGYQRRWFRADLLSALTIGAMLIPQGLAYAQLVGVRPAAGLYAGVAGMLAYALFGPSRHLIIGPEAGAAILTAAALAPVAAGADAARYASLAALLALLVGVLSLLGGLLKVGALADFLSKPILIGYINGAALIIIGSQLARLFGQERQSDTFSGQVFEVATHLERTHVPTLLLGLGVITTLVLLRQLLPKAPGPLILVVLTTVAGGLFQLEHGGIKVVGHLAAEPPAPGLPALRFEDVRSLLPAAFSLALVNYASSVLTGRFYADRFRYRLDSNQEFLGQAAANLANAFSQGFPVTGSDSRTAVNVSMGGRTQLVGVLAAGVVLVFALFLTPLLHDLPMVTLGAIVFVAAVYLLEFRAIIDLWRVRRVEAVLACVTMVGVLVLGILQGILVAVALALADLIRRAARPHDAVLGEREGVPGYHDIERFENAETVPGLVIYRFDAPLFFANARHLREQARALVSSADAPVRWFVLDASAVFDMDVTAAEGLEKLRREFEEEGVVLGIAEARAPLRALLRRSGLLERLGPENVHATVGAAVHHFLMDADARHARDGEPRTLPPVH, from the coding sequence GTGAGCGACCTGGTGGCGCGGACATGGCGGGCGGTGCGGCGAGGCCTGCCGGGCCTGCGGCAGGCACGCGGCTATCAGCGCCGCTGGTTCCGGGCGGACCTGCTCTCGGCGCTCACCATTGGCGCGATGCTCATCCCCCAGGGCCTGGCCTACGCGCAGCTCGTGGGCGTGCGTCCAGCAGCGGGCCTCTACGCGGGCGTGGCGGGAATGCTGGCCTATGCGCTGTTCGGGCCCTCGCGGCATCTCATCATCGGACCCGAGGCGGGGGCCGCCATCCTCACCGCCGCGGCGCTCGCGCCAGTGGCGGCGGGCGCGGACGCCGCGCGCTACGCATCCCTGGCTGCACTGCTGGCGCTGCTGGTCGGCGTGCTGAGCCTGCTCGGAGGGCTGCTCAAGGTGGGCGCGCTCGCGGACTTCCTGTCCAAGCCCATCCTCATCGGCTACATCAATGGCGCGGCGCTCATCATCATCGGCAGCCAGCTCGCGCGGCTCTTCGGGCAGGAGCGCCAGTCCGACACGTTCTCGGGTCAGGTGTTCGAGGTCGCCACCCACCTCGAACGGACCCACGTCCCGACGCTCCTGCTGGGGCTGGGCGTCATCACCACGCTCGTGCTGCTGCGGCAACTGCTGCCCAAGGCGCCCGGTCCGCTCATCCTGGTGGTCCTCACCACGGTGGCGGGGGGGCTGTTCCAGTTGGAGCATGGGGGCATCAAGGTCGTGGGCCACCTTGCCGCCGAGCCCCCCGCGCCAGGCCTGCCGGCCCTGCGCTTCGAGGACGTGCGGTCGCTGCTCCCCGCCGCCTTCAGCCTGGCGCTCGTCAACTACGCCAGCTCCGTGCTGACGGGCCGATTCTACGCCGACAGGTTCCGCTACCGGCTGGACAGCAATCAGGAGTTCCTCGGGCAGGCCGCCGCCAACCTCGCCAATGCGTTCAGCCAGGGGTTCCCCGTGACGGGGAGCGACTCGCGCACGGCCGTCAACGTCTCCATGGGGGGGCGGACCCAGCTCGTGGGGGTGCTCGCCGCTGGGGTGGTGCTGGTGTTCGCCCTGTTCCTCACGCCCCTGCTGCACGACTTGCCCATGGTGACGCTGGGCGCCATCGTCTTCGTGGCCGCGGTGTACCTGCTGGAGTTCCGAGCCATCATCGACTTGTGGCGCGTGCGGCGCGTGGAGGCGGTGCTCGCGTGCGTGACGATGGTGGGGGTGCTCGTGTTGGGCATCCTCCAAGGCATCCTCGTCGCGGTGGCGCTGGCCCTGGCGGACCTCATCCGCCGGGCCGCCAGGCCCCACGACGCGGTGCTTGGCGAGCGCGAGGGCGTGCCCGGCTACCACGACATCGAGCGGTTCGAGAACGCCGAGACGGTGCCCGGGCTCGTCATCTACCGCTTCGATGCGCCGCTGTTCTTCGCCAACGCGCGACATCTGCGGGAGCAGGCCCGGGCCTTGGTCTCCAGCGCGGATGCGCCTGTGCGGTGGTTCGTGCTTGATGCGTCCGCCGTTTTCGACATGGACGTCACCGCGGCGGAAGGACTGGAGAAGCTGCGCCGTGAATTCGAGGAAGAGGGCGTGGTGCTGGGCATCGCCGAGGCCCGGGCTCCGCTGCGGGCGCTGCTGCGGCGGAGCGGTCTGCTGGAGCGGCTGGGGCCAGAGAATGTGCATGCCACCGTGGGGGCGGCGGTGCACCATTTCCTGATGGACGCCGACGCGAGGCACGCCCGTGACGGTGAGCCTCGGACGCTGCCCCCCGTGCATTGA
- a CDS encoding DUF2254 domain-containing protein: MAGIQALPRTALGRRVPRSGPPRDAPPLRWWLRHRLWLTPVVGAVIGACLGVVFVAPPVFAARVLRGVAWQATSSEARDMLSTVLGIALTSLSIVLSLSMLVVQNAAGQFSPRLLRHFVHGAGIRVVIPVFVATSVFCLVATHEFGLVAGAERAPRPALSLAMLLLVVCEGALVFHVLHTLQSMRVENIVQRVRVDTLRVARRLERLRAGDMEAPAKVPAPTGERWPLRAERNGFVVSVDARPLLEVATARRLIVHLERAIGEPVIQGGEVGWFASDDRLSPASCEVAEALLLRAIHTDRWRDEDVDVALGVRQLVDVAVKALSPGINDPYTVVEALDQLTFLMCELSQLRLGPRVVPDMSGRPRVFLRALSLRDYLDLVTDQTLRYGATEPAVVLRLLRLAGAVGQHARQAAARRTARETLHRVLAATEQGQKDASWLAGIRRYAESLEQALEGKPLPPLPAIGF; the protein is encoded by the coding sequence ATGGCGGGCATCCAGGCACTCCCCCGCACAGCCCTGGGACGTAGAGTCCCCAGGTCCGGTCCGCCGCGAGATGCACCGCCGCTCCGTTGGTGGCTGCGGCATCGGCTGTGGCTCACGCCCGTGGTGGGCGCGGTGATTGGGGCTTGCCTGGGCGTGGTGTTCGTGGCGCCCCCTGTGTTCGCGGCAAGGGTTCTGCGCGGCGTCGCCTGGCAGGCCACTTCCTCGGAGGCGCGGGACATGCTCTCCACCGTGCTGGGGATTGCGCTGACGTCCTTGAGCATCGTCCTGTCCCTCTCCATGCTCGTGGTGCAGAACGCCGCTGGGCAGTTCTCGCCGCGACTGCTGCGCCACTTCGTGCACGGCGCGGGTATCCGCGTGGTCATCCCGGTGTTCGTCGCCACGAGCGTCTTCTGCCTCGTGGCCACCCACGAGTTCGGGCTCGTGGCGGGCGCCGAGCGCGCCCCGCGCCCGGCGCTCAGTCTGGCCATGTTGCTGCTCGTCGTTTGTGAGGGCGCGCTCGTCTTCCATGTGCTCCATACGCTCCAATCCATGCGCGTGGAGAACATCGTCCAGCGAGTGCGCGTGGACACGCTGCGCGTCGCGCGCAGGCTGGAGCGCCTGCGCGCAGGGGACATGGAGGCGCCGGCCAAGGTGCCGGCGCCCACGGGCGAGCGGTGGCCACTTCGGGCCGAACGGAACGGCTTCGTCGTCTCCGTGGATGCGCGGCCCCTGCTGGAGGTGGCGACGGCGCGGAGACTCATCGTCCACCTGGAGCGGGCCATCGGCGAGCCGGTGATTCAAGGCGGCGAGGTGGGCTGGTTCGCGTCGGATGACCGCCTCTCCCCTGCTTCGTGCGAGGTGGCCGAGGCCCTCCTGCTCCGAGCCATCCACACGGACCGCTGGCGGGACGAGGACGTGGACGTCGCGTTGGGCGTGCGCCAGTTGGTGGACGTGGCCGTCAAGGCGCTGTCGCCGGGCATCAACGACCCCTACACCGTGGTGGAGGCGCTGGACCAGCTCACCTTCTTGATGTGCGAGCTGAGCCAGTTGCGGCTGGGCCCCCGCGTGGTGCCAGACATGTCCGGGCGCCCTCGCGTCTTCCTTCGCGCGCTGTCGCTGCGCGACTACCTGGACCTGGTCACGGACCAGACGCTTCGCTACGGCGCCACCGAACCCGCTGTCGTGCTCCGGCTGCTGCGGCTGGCGGGAGCCGTGGGCCAGCACGCGCGGCAGGCAGCGGCGCGCCGGACGGCTCGGGAGACCCTGCACCGCGTCCTCGCGGCCACGGAGCAGGGCCAGAAGGACGCCTCGTGGCTCGCGGGCATCCGCCGTTACGCGGAGTCGCTGGAGCAGGCGCTGGAGGGGAAGCCCCTGCCTCCGCTGCCCGCGATTGGGTTCTGA
- a CDS encoding MBOAT family O-acyltransferase: protein MLSHSVQYLVFVIAVFALYWAVHRHYWPRIGVLLVASLFFYAAFTPFPILIFLVGVTVDHLCVKGMARAQSQGVRKALVTVSVVSNLGLLAGFKYLEMLRQTLLSLLAPWGIEVRAEPFNLLMPVGLSFFVFQAISYTVDVYRQKASAEHSFIEHLLYLLFFPRVVSGPIIRASELMVHFRQTPSLTPDAGGHALFRIAVGLVKKLVIADVLGAGLVDPVFAAPEKYASAECIVAAVAYTFELYYDFSGYSDIAIGVAALFGFKFPENFNRPYLAKNIGEFWNRWHLSLSTWLRDYLYRPMGGNRVSKPRVLFNLMTVMVLGGLWHGADWRFAVWGAVHGVALCVSRCWEWSVGKPESPGIPRVALGMLTTFTIVVLTRVVFRAADMAHAGEFYERMMAGVPGIANVSPLVWAMLAAAVFFHAVPMKLYTVSSDLFVRMPMPVRAAVLVVLGLGIRHLSAVETRPYVYLQF from the coding sequence GTGCTGTCGCACAGCGTCCAGTACCTCGTCTTCGTCATCGCGGTGTTCGCCCTGTACTGGGCGGTGCACCGGCACTACTGGCCGCGCATCGGCGTGCTGCTGGTGGCCAGCCTCTTCTTCTACGCGGCCTTCACGCCCTTCCCCATCCTCATCTTCCTGGTGGGCGTCACGGTGGACCACCTGTGCGTGAAGGGCATGGCCCGCGCGCAGTCACAGGGGGTCCGCAAGGCGCTTGTCACGGTGTCGGTCGTCTCCAACCTGGGCCTGCTCGCGGGCTTCAAGTACCTGGAGATGCTGCGGCAGACATTGCTGTCGCTGCTGGCGCCGTGGGGCATTGAAGTCCGCGCCGAGCCCTTCAACCTGCTGATGCCGGTGGGCCTGTCCTTCTTCGTCTTCCAGGCCATCAGCTACACGGTGGACGTGTACCGGCAGAAGGCGAGCGCGGAGCACTCGTTCATCGAGCACCTGCTGTACCTGCTCTTCTTCCCGCGCGTGGTGAGTGGCCCCATCATCCGGGCGTCGGAGCTGATGGTGCACTTCCGCCAGACGCCGAGCCTCACGCCCGACGCCGGTGGCCACGCCCTCTTCCGCATCGCGGTGGGCCTGGTGAAGAAGCTGGTCATCGCGGACGTGCTGGGCGCGGGACTGGTGGACCCCGTCTTCGCCGCGCCGGAGAAGTACGCCTCCGCGGAGTGCATCGTCGCGGCGGTGGCCTACACCTTCGAGCTCTACTACGACTTCTCGGGGTACTCGGACATCGCGATTGGCGTGGCGGCGCTGTTCGGCTTCAAGTTCCCGGAGAACTTCAACCGCCCGTACCTGGCGAAGAACATCGGCGAGTTCTGGAACCGGTGGCACCTGAGCCTGTCCACGTGGCTGCGCGACTACCTGTACCGGCCAATGGGCGGCAACCGCGTGTCGAAGCCGCGCGTGCTGTTCAACCTGATGACGGTGATGGTGCTGGGCGGCCTGTGGCACGGCGCGGACTGGCGCTTCGCGGTCTGGGGCGCGGTGCACGGCGTGGCGCTGTGTGTGTCGCGCTGCTGGGAGTGGTCGGTGGGCAAGCCCGAGTCCCCGGGCATCCCCCGCGTGGCGCTGGGCATGTTGACGACGTTCACCATCGTCGTGCTGACGCGCGTGGTGTTCCGGGCGGCGGACATGGCGCACGCGGGCGAGTTCTACGAACGGATGATGGCGGGCGTGCCCGGCATCGCCAACGTGAGCCCGCTGGTGTGGGCCATGCTGGCCGCGGCCGTCTTCTTCCATGCCGTACCGATGAAGCTCTACACGGTGTCGTCGGACCTCTTCGTCCGCATGCCCATGCCGGTGCGCGCCGCGGTGCTGGTGGTGCTCGGCCTGGGCATCCGCCACCTGTCCGCCGTGGAGACGCGGCCGTACGTGTACCTGCAGTTCTAG
- a CDS encoding GDSL-type esterase/lipase family protein, with protein sequence MAAHHTVSASPGKRDSPARPPDGEATKGGESFDPPPKSQSHAALLDFLKARSTGLTLILTVALALGLSLAPVPDALRPLPSLQRGPLPEKLVALVLPTSLSGGRATRPPGEVMTAGAGAAKRPPEETEEEEPADAGALVAEPLPAVPTTPGIGLEELSAPTLARAKDLEALRERMGSQHVDIELNCRKAGPDGSCQEDGLAPYTRALAELREDARRTPVRVVHLGDSLVASDHITDLVRDRLQERFGAGGKGFLFITRPASAGRWTRSGRGSDGWEIERLVDSKWPRDRVGWTGVAFSSEKGSQSTRYDVEGSRVAELFFLAQPASGSVQFSVDGKPLQRIHTRGFSKNKSEAAFARVTLPQGAKSLTLTTSGKVELHGMTLESGTPGVVYDTVGLLGGMAEVYLRAQPAAFRAQLRQRKPSLVVMMVGGNEAFFYSRDRTTLDEVRAQIKELMSRVRSNVPNAACLLMAPIDAGVRTMSGEVVSRRGTQEIGAIYREEARAAGCAFWDAYAAMGGEGSALRWLEEGLMLDDLVHPRARGSDLLGHLFDLSLQRAFAKSRAPLVAAVDPAGLQNADTALARTFDKLKRREAGEALRVGVAQLGGSHTASHDFTDAVREVLTKRFGAAGRGFIAAGKASPRLEPAGVTRALEGDWTIEDAAKDAPPGGLWGLTGIRAVGGPGAKLRIQFCKDCPEAKETSGRLDLYALDAPDVRAPDIAIDGELLPPDAPPPEPLTAPTVRIRSFPVTGSSHTVEVTAPKDGNVTVLGASLEYDTPGVVYDALGLPGATASTLGAMDAAAVDAQLASRRPDLLVFWYGTNEAGRPDLDASALRRDYTELLTRLRKATNAECLVMGPTDRLTQDANGRWSEAPSLASVLNTLPQVAKDAGCAYWSTRAAMGGERSMLRWQRTQPALGHADGVHLTPEGYARLAGAFSRELLTAYEAHKKAGPTSRVEDN encoded by the coding sequence ATGGCGGCGCACCATACCGTTTCAGCCTCGCCGGGAAAGAGGGACTCGCCTGCCCGCCCTCCAGACGGCGAGGCCACGAAGGGAGGTGAGAGTTTTGACCCGCCACCAAAAAGCCAGTCTCATGCCGCGCTGTTGGACTTCCTCAAGGCCAGATCCACCGGGCTGACGCTCATCCTCACCGTCGCACTGGCGTTGGGGCTGTCGCTTGCCCCGGTCCCAGACGCCCTCCGGCCCCTCCCGAGTCTCCAGCGGGGTCCCCTGCCCGAGAAGCTGGTGGCGCTCGTCCTGCCGACCTCGCTGTCGGGCGGTCGCGCCACGCGTCCGCCCGGAGAAGTGATGACGGCGGGTGCGGGCGCCGCCAAACGCCCGCCGGAAGAGACGGAAGAGGAGGAGCCCGCCGACGCCGGTGCCCTGGTGGCGGAGCCTTTGCCCGCCGTACCCACCACGCCGGGCATCGGACTGGAGGAGCTGAGCGCCCCCACCCTGGCCCGCGCGAAGGACCTGGAGGCCCTGCGCGAGCGCATGGGCTCCCAGCACGTGGACATCGAGCTGAACTGCCGCAAGGCGGGGCCGGACGGGAGCTGCCAGGAGGACGGACTGGCGCCCTACACCCGGGCCCTGGCCGAGCTGCGCGAGGACGCCCGGCGCACGCCGGTGCGCGTGGTGCACCTGGGCGACTCGCTGGTCGCCTCCGACCACATCACGGATTTGGTGCGCGACCGGCTCCAGGAGCGCTTCGGCGCGGGCGGCAAGGGCTTCCTCTTCATCACCCGCCCCGCCAGCGCGGGCCGCTGGACGCGCTCGGGCCGAGGCTCGGACGGCTGGGAAATCGAGCGGCTGGTGGACTCCAAGTGGCCCCGCGACCGGGTGGGCTGGACCGGCGTGGCCTTCAGCTCGGAGAAGGGCTCCCAGAGCACGCGTTATGACGTGGAGGGCTCGCGCGTGGCGGAGCTCTTCTTCCTGGCGCAGCCCGCCAGTGGCTCCGTGCAGTTCTCCGTGGACGGCAAGCCGCTCCAGCGCATCCACACGCGGGGCTTCTCCAAGAACAAGTCGGAGGCGGCCTTCGCCCGCGTGACCCTGCCGCAGGGCGCGAAGTCGCTGACGCTCACCACGTCCGGCAAGGTGGAGCTGCACGGCATGACGCTGGAGTCGGGCACGCCGGGCGTCGTCTACGACACGGTGGGCCTGCTGGGCGGAATGGCGGAGGTGTACCTGCGCGCCCAGCCCGCCGCCTTCCGCGCGCAGCTGCGCCAGCGCAAGCCGTCCCTGGTGGTGATGATGGTGGGCGGCAACGAGGCCTTCTTCTACTCGCGAGACCGCACCACGCTGGACGAGGTGCGCGCGCAGATAAAGGAGTTGATGTCTCGCGTGCGCTCCAACGTGCCGAACGCCGCGTGCCTGTTGATGGCCCCCATCGACGCGGGCGTGCGCACCATGAGCGGCGAGGTGGTGTCACGCCGGGGCACCCAGGAGATTGGCGCCATCTACCGCGAGGAGGCCCGCGCGGCCGGCTGCGCGTTCTGGGACGCCTATGCCGCCATGGGCGGCGAGGGCTCCGCGCTGCGCTGGCTCGAGGAAGGGCTGATGCTGGACGACCTCGTCCACCCGCGCGCCCGGGGCTCGGATTTGCTGGGCCACCTCTTCGACCTGTCCCTCCAGCGTGCGTTCGCGAAGAGCCGGGCGCCGCTGGTGGCCGCGGTGGACCCGGCCGGCCTGCAGAACGCGGACACCGCGCTGGCGCGCACGTTCGACAAGCTGAAGCGCCGCGAGGCGGGCGAGGCCCTTCGCGTGGGCGTCGCGCAGCTGGGCGGTTCGCACACCGCGTCGCACGACTTCACGGACGCGGTGCGCGAGGTGCTGACGAAGCGCTTCGGCGCCGCGGGCCGGGGCTTCATCGCCGCCGGCAAGGCCTCCCCCCGCCTGGAGCCCGCGGGCGTGACGCGCGCGCTGGAGGGGGACTGGACCATCGAGGACGCCGCCAAGGACGCGCCCCCCGGCGGTCTGTGGGGGCTGACGGGCATCCGCGCCGTGGGTGGTCCGGGCGCGAAGCTGCGCATCCAGTTCTGCAAGGACTGCCCGGAGGCGAAGGAGACCTCGGGCCGGTTGGATTTGTACGCGCTGGACGCGCCGGACGTGCGCGCGCCGGACATCGCGATTGACGGCGAGCTGCTGCCGCCGGACGCGCCTCCGCCGGAGCCGTTGACCGCGCCCACCGTGCGCATCCGCTCGTTCCCCGTTACGGGGTCCTCGCACACCGTGGAGGTGACGGCGCCGAAGGACGGCAACGTCACGGTGCTGGGGGCGTCCCTGGAATACGACACGCCGGGCGTCGTGTACGACGCGCTGGGCCTTCCCGGCGCCACGGCCTCGACCTTGGGGGCCATGGACGCGGCGGCGGTGGACGCGCAGCTGGCGTCGCGGCGACCGGACCTGCTCGTGTTCTGGTACGGCACCAACGAGGCGGGCCGGCCGGACCTGGACGCCTCGGCGCTGCGCCGGGACTACACGGAGCTGCTGACGCGGCTGCGCAAGGCCACCAACGCGGAGTGCCTGGTGATGGGCCCCACGGACCGGCTCACGCAGGACGCCAACGGCCGGTGGAGCGAGGCGCCCTCGCTGGCGTCGGTGCTGAACACGCTGCCGCAGGTGGCGAAGGACGCGGGGTGCGCGTACTGGTCAACGCGCGCGGCCATGGGCGGAGAGCGCTCCATGCTGCGCTGGCAGCGCACGCAGCCCGCGCTGGGCCACGCGGACGGCGTCCACCTGACACCGGAAGGCTACGCGCGGCTGGCGGGGGCCTTCTCCCGGGAGCTGCTCACGGCGTACGAGGCCCACAAGAAGGCAGGCCCCACCTCGCGCGTGGAGGACAACTGA
- a CDS encoding mannose-1-phosphate guanylyltransferase has product MALYPVIMAGGSGTRFWPLSRQARPKQFLPLASKLPLITDTSARLKGLASVKDTFIVCGPLHAKAAAKLVKGLPKANLLVEPVARNTAPAIALAAVQVAARDPKGVMVVLPSDHHVADVPGFKRTLADAADLAEAGHIVTLGIKPSRPETGYGYIQVGEALEGGGRKVQAFKEKPDLATARGYVSSGDYLWNGGIFVFRVDVILEAFAKHMPEMQKGLDALRKAAGKRTFGAVLKKVFPKLPSTSIDYGVMEKASNIAVLPGDFGWSDVGSFAAIPEVRPADAHGNVVSGNLAVVVDCHNCVVLADKRPLSVVGLTDMVVVDSGDAVLVVPKDKSQDVRKVVEALKARKLTKYL; this is encoded by the coding sequence ATGGCCCTCTACCCCGTCATCATGGCCGGAGGTTCCGGCACCCGCTTCTGGCCGCTGTCCCGTCAGGCGCGGCCCAAGCAGTTCCTGCCGCTGGCTTCCAAGCTGCCGCTCATCACCGACACGTCCGCGCGCCTCAAGGGGCTCGCCTCGGTGAAGGACACCTTCATCGTCTGTGGCCCCCTGCACGCGAAGGCCGCGGCGAAGCTGGTGAAGGGGCTGCCCAAGGCGAACCTCCTGGTGGAGCCGGTTGCGCGCAACACCGCGCCCGCCATCGCCCTGGCGGCGGTGCAGGTGGCCGCGCGCGACCCCAAGGGCGTCATGGTGGTGCTGCCTTCCGACCACCACGTGGCGGACGTGCCCGGCTTCAAGCGCACGCTCGCGGACGCGGCGGACCTGGCGGAGGCGGGGCACATCGTCACGCTGGGCATCAAGCCTTCGCGCCCGGAGACGGGCTATGGCTACATCCAGGTCGGCGAGGCGCTGGAGGGCGGTGGCCGCAAGGTGCAGGCCTTCAAGGAGAAGCCCGACCTGGCGACGGCGCGCGGCTACGTGTCCTCCGGGGACTACCTGTGGAACGGCGGCATCTTCGTCTTCCGCGTGGACGTCATCCTGGAGGCCTTCGCGAAGCACATGCCGGAGATGCAGAAGGGCCTGGACGCCCTGCGCAAGGCCGCGGGCAAGCGGACCTTCGGCGCGGTGCTGAAGAAGGTGTTCCCGAAGCTGCCCTCCACCTCCATTGACTACGGCGTCATGGAGAAGGCCTCCAACATCGCGGTGCTGCCGGGTGACTTCGGCTGGTCGGATGTCGGCTCGTTCGCGGCGATTCCAGAGGTGCGCCCCGCCGACGCCCACGGCAACGTGGTGTCCGGCAACCTCGCGGTGGTGGTGGACTGCCACAACTGCGTGGTGCTCGCCGACAAGCGCCCGCTGTCCGTGGTGGGCCTCACCGACATGGTGGTGGTGGACTCCGGCGACGCGGTGCTCGTGGTGCCGAAGGACAAGAGCCAGGACGTGCGCAAGGTGGTGGAGGCGCTCAAGGCTCGCAAGCTGACGAAGTACCTGTAG
- a CDS encoding serine/threonine-protein kinase: MACMRCDVDHPAGASCSAVHDGVAVSASCLEGQRHGPLLFRRWLGAGALGTVYLAEYLPTGHRFAVKVLHPHLAAQPAMQRRFYAEAHALRELVHPHVARVLDARPGPGGLPCLLMEYADGESFSRLPMPLAPVEAVELLGQTLEAVEAAHARGLMHWDLSADNLVLTRDARGERRVKVLDFGASAILSSSLSPEERARGMVVGSPAFIAPEQWSGEGVDGRADVYALGVVGYLLLTGRLPFGVGRAGELAPPEPHVLNPCVPPALSAVLLRALAPRPAERFPDARAFREELARCMDPRARAAEREAALVDDVELLVDIDITFDEDAAPVSQAPILLLPEMRVPEGNVTIFGQAIPEDGATPLHLALRAAAHAEPVLEAPAPRVAAPEGLDVRVRLAEGWTRVAANDVSVDGFFAAWDGELPPLAARLGVELSFAGRTVTCEGDVVRHVTGDEARTWGVAAGAFIHFTEPAPALRQWVAWMLEEGRRPEPRPDGELARLLARAAEAAKDPYVLLGARPDAGFEEIRRRASAALRRLEGFRARPLPSGQRRALEALRGRVESARCTLGEPLSRAGFDAVRGNLPGLARCVEAGLPDEEVEPLRHAFLSARPGSEARARALFTQGHALEAQRALRAALSRYANALALDPLNVSWLRHYQELRQRAQGLTPSMPPVPHEGTMAPSALLP; the protein is encoded by the coding sequence ATGGCCTGCATGCGGTGTGACGTGGACCATCCGGCCGGGGCGTCTTGCTCGGCGGTGCATGACGGCGTCGCCGTGTCAGCGAGCTGCCTGGAGGGGCAGCGGCACGGGCCGCTCCTCTTCCGGCGCTGGTTGGGGGCGGGGGCGCTGGGCACGGTGTACCTGGCGGAGTACCTCCCCACGGGGCACCGCTTCGCGGTGAAGGTCTTGCACCCGCACCTGGCGGCGCAGCCGGCCATGCAGCGCCGCTTCTACGCGGAGGCGCATGCGTTGCGCGAGCTGGTCCACCCTCACGTTGCCCGCGTGCTGGACGCGCGCCCGGGGCCCGGCGGTCTGCCGTGCCTGCTGATGGAGTACGCCGACGGTGAGTCCTTCTCCCGTCTTCCCATGCCGCTGGCGCCCGTGGAGGCGGTGGAGTTGCTGGGGCAGACGCTGGAGGCCGTGGAGGCCGCGCACGCGCGCGGGCTCATGCACTGGGATTTGTCCGCGGACAACCTGGTCCTCACGCGGGATGCGCGGGGGGAGCGCCGGGTGAAGGTGCTCGACTTCGGCGCCAGCGCCATCCTCAGCTCCAGCCTGTCTCCCGAGGAGCGGGCTCGCGGCATGGTGGTGGGCTCGCCGGCCTTCATCGCGCCCGAGCAGTGGTCCGGTGAGGGCGTGGATGGCCGCGCGGACGTGTATGCGCTGGGCGTGGTGGGCTACCTGCTGCTCACCGGGCGGCTGCCCTTCGGCGTCGGCCGCGCGGGGGAGCTGGCGCCTCCGGAGCCGCATGTCCTCAATCCCTGCGTGCCACCCGCGCTGTCCGCGGTGCTGCTGCGGGCCCTGGCGCCGCGGCCCGCCGAGCGCTTCCCGGATGCCCGCGCGTTCCGAGAGGAACTGGCGCGCTGCATGGACCCGCGTGCCCGCGCGGCGGAGCGGGAGGCGGCGCTGGTCGACGACGTGGAGCTGCTGGTGGACATCGACATCACGTTCGACGAGGACGCAGCGCCCGTGTCCCAGGCGCCCATCCTGCTGCTGCCGGAGATGCGCGTACCAGAAGGCAACGTCACCATCTTCGGCCAGGCGATTCCGGAGGACGGTGCCACGCCGCTGCACCTGGCGCTGCGGGCGGCGGCCCATGCGGAGCCGGTGTTGGAGGCGCCGGCCCCGCGCGTCGCCGCGCCCGAGGGGTTGGACGTTCGCGTGCGTCTCGCGGAGGGCTGGACGCGGGTGGCGGCCAACGACGTGTCGGTGGATGGCTTCTTCGCCGCGTGGGATGGCGAACTGCCGCCGCTGGCCGCGCGCCTGGGCGTGGAGCTGTCCTTCGCGGGGCGCACCGTGACGTGCGAGGGCGACGTCGTCCGCCATGTCACGGGAGACGAGGCCCGGACCTGGGGCGTGGCCGCGGGCGCGTTCATCCACTTCACCGAGCCCGCGCCGGCGCTGCGCCAGTGGGTGGCGTGGATGCTGGAGGAGGGGCGCCGGCCGGAGCCGCGTCCCGATGGGGAGCTGGCGCGGCTGCTCGCCCGGGCCGCGGAGGCCGCGAAGGACCCGTATGTCCTGCTGGGCGCGCGGCCCGACGCCGGCTTCGAGGAGATTCGCCGCCGGGCCAGCGCCGCCCTGCGCCGGCTGGAGGGCTTCCGCGCCCGTCCGCTGCCGTCCGGGCAGCGCCGCGCGTTGGAGGCGCTGCGGGGTCGGGTGGAGTCCGCCCGCTGCACCCTGGGCGAGCCGCTGAGCCGCGCCGGCTTCGACGCCGTTCGGGGCAACCTGCCGGGGCTGGCCCGCTGCGTGGAGGCAGGGCTGCCGGACGAGGAGGTGGAGCCCCTGCGCCACGCCTTCCTGTCGGCCCGGCCGGGCTCGGAGGCTCGGGCCCGGGCCCTCTTCACCCAGGGACACGCGCTGGAGGCGCAGCGGGCCCTGCGCGCAGCCCTCTCTCGCTATGCGAACGCGCTGGCGTTGGATCCGCTCAACGTGTCGTGGCTGCGGCACTACCAGGAGCTGCGCCAGCGGGCACAGGGCCTGACGCCTTCCATGCCCCCCGTACCTCACGAGGGGACCATGGCCCCCTCGGCCCTGCTTCCGTAG